The sequence GACGATCACATTCAGGCGGTCCGGGCGGTAGTCTTGCGTTACTGCGACACCTGGTTTGATCCAACGTATGCGATCATGTCCTACCGAACTGGCGATGGCAGCGCGCACTCCGGAAGCAGCGCTCGCGCCGATGAAGCGGGACACTGCGCTGGCGCCGCATTGGGCAGCCTCATTGCGTTGCAAGGTCTGCGCCGGTGGGACGTTCTGTGATGCTGCATCGCGCACCGACGCCAATGCCGGTTGCGCAGCAAACGCTGCGCATAACATGGCGGTGCAAGCCGACGACTTGAGCAAGGTGCGAACCCTTTTTGGAATTTTATCTCCAATTTGGAGGAGTAACACCGGCAGCGGTTGCGTCTACTGCTTTCGACGGGTGCACTATGCCGTTCATGGAAAAGGCGGCCCCGGATGGAGCCGCCTTTTCCCTTGAGCCGTCGGAGGATCAGTTCTTGGTCTGGTCGACCAGTTTGTTTGCACCGATCCAGGGCATCAT is a genomic window of Novosphingobium sp. MMS21-SN21R containing:
- a CDS encoding I78 family peptidase inhibitor; translation: MLCAAFAAQPALASVRDAASQNVPPAQTLQRNEAAQCGASAVSRFIGASAASGVRAAIASSVGHDRIRWIKPGVAVTQDYRPDRLNVIVGSSGRVVTMRCG